In one Pangasianodon hypophthalmus isolate fPanHyp1 chromosome 22, fPanHyp1.pri, whole genome shotgun sequence genomic region, the following are encoded:
- the LOC113541178 gene encoding monocyte chemotactic protein 1B isoform X1, giving the protein MAMVKIPTGTFLFVLILTAFIMDTETARCCFSYTQKPVRCGRLKGYSIQEITGNCDIRAIIFETWNGKFICADPKMRWTQDRITCLRKKAAVMGDTGTLN; this is encoded by the exons ATGGCTATGGTTAAGATTCCTACTGGGACTTTTCTGTTCGTCCTCATCCTCACTGCCTTCATCATGGACACAGAAACAG CACGATGCTGCTTTTCCTACACGCAGAAGCCGGTTCGCTGCGGCCGGCTGAAAGGCTACTCCATCCAGGAGATCACCGGAAACTGCGACATCAGAGCTATAAT ATTCGAGACCTGGAACGGGAAATTCATCTGCGCTGATCCGAAGATGAGATGGACTCAAGACAGGATCACGTGCCTACG gaagAAGGCTGCAGTAATGGGGGACACTGGAACGCTGAACTGA
- the LOC113541178 gene encoding eotaxin isoform X2 — protein sequence MAMVKIPTGTFLFVLILTAFIMDTETARCCFSYTQKPVRCGRLKGYSIQEITGNCDIRAIIFETWNGKFICADPKMRWTQDRITCLR from the exons ATGGCTATGGTTAAGATTCCTACTGGGACTTTTCTGTTCGTCCTCATCCTCACTGCCTTCATCATGGACACAGAAACAG CACGATGCTGCTTTTCCTACACGCAGAAGCCGGTTCGCTGCGGCCGGCTGAAAGGCTACTCCATCCAGGAGATCACCGGAAACTGCGACATCAGAGCTATAAT ATTCGAGACCTGGAACGGGAAATTCATCTGCGCTGATCCGAAGATGAGATGGACTCAAGACAGGATCACGTGCCTACGGTGA